The genomic DNA CCACCTTCGTCTGGTTCGAAAATTACGTCGAGCTGTTCGGGGATTCCGCCTATTTCGAATCGATCCTCCGCACCTTCTTCTTCTCGTTCGCCATCGCGGTCTCGTCGCTGTCGTTCGCGCTGCTGCTCGCGGTCATGGCCGACAAGCCGCTGCGCGGCTCGATGCTCTATCGCACGCTGCTGATCTGGCCCTATGCCGTGGCGCCGCCGGTCGTCGGCGTGCTCTGGATCTTCATGCTGCATCCCTCGCTCGGCGTGATCGCGCGTTATCTGCGCGCCCTGGGCATCGACTGGAATCCGCTGCTCGACGGCGACCAGGCCGCAACGCTGATCATCCTCGCCGCCGCCTGGAAGCAGATCTCCTACAATTTCCTGTTCTTCCTCGCCGGCCTGCAGAGCATCCCGCGCAGCGTGCTCGAAGCCGCCGCGATCGACGGTGCCCGCCCGATGCGAAGGTTCTGGACCGTGACCTTCCCGCTGCTGTCGCCGACCATCTTCTTCCTCTTGGTCGTCAACATCGTCTACGCCTTCTTCGACACCTTCGGCATCATCGACACCATGACCCGCGGCGGCCCCGGCAAGTCGACGGAAACGCTGGTCTACAAGGTCTATTCCGACGGCCTGCTCGGCGGCAATCTCGGCAGCTCCGCGGCGCAATCGGTGGTCCTGATGATCATGGTCATCGTGCTCACCGGCATCCAGTTCCGCTTCGTCGAACGCAAGGTGACGTACTGATGGTCGAGGAAGAGGGCTTTCGGCGCTATGTCGCCCACGTCATCCTCTGGATCGGGATCGCGATCGTCGCGTTCCCGGTCTACATCGCGATCATCGCCTCGACGCAGGAGAACGCGCTGATCGCGAACGGGCAGATGTCGCTGCTGCCCGGCGGTCATTTCTTCGAGACCTACTACCAGACCATCTTCGTCGGCACGAGCGGCTCGACCCGCGAGCCGGTCGGCCACATGATGCTGAACTCGCTGGTGATGGCGCTGATGATTGCGGTCGGCAAGATCGCGATCTCGATCATCTCGGCCTATGCGATCGTGTATTTCCGCTTTCCGCTCCGCATGCCGATCTTCTGGCTGATCTTCATCACCCTGATGCTGCCGGTCGAGGTGCGCATCTATCCGACCTACAAGATCGTCGCCGACCTGCACATGCTCGACAGCTATGCGGGCCTCGCGCTGCCGCTGATCGCCTCGGCCACGGCGACGCTGCTGTTCCGCCAGTTCTTCATGACCGTGCCGGACGAACTCCTGGAGGCCTCGCGCATCGACGGCGCCGGCCCTTTGCGCTTCTTCTGGGATACGCTGCTGCCGCTGTCGCGCACCAACATGGCGGCGCTGTTCGTGATCCTGTTCATCCTCGGCTGGAATCAATATCTCTGGCCGCTGCTCATCACCACCCGCGACGACATGCAGACCATCCAGGTCGGCATCCGCAAGATGATCACCACCACCGACGCGCTGACCGAATGGCCGATCGTGATGGCGACCGCCGTGCTGGCCATGCTGCCGCCGGTGTTCGTCGTCGTCGTGATGCAAAAATTGTTCGTGCGCGGGCTGGTCGAGACGGAAAAGTAAGAAGCGAGTTTTCATGGCTAACGTCACCCTGCGCAACGTCCGCAAGACCTATCCCGGCGGCTTCGAGGCCATCAAGGGCGTCAACGTCGATGTCGGCGACGGACAGTTCTGCGTGCTGGTCGGACCAAGCGGCTGCGGCAAGTCGACCTTGCTGCGCATGGTCGCAGGCCTGGAGACCGTCACCGGCGGCGAGATCGACATCGGCGGCAAGGTCGTCAACCAGGTCGAGCCCGCCGATCGCGACATCGCGATGGTGTTCCAGAACTACGCGCTCTATCCGCATATGAGCGTCTACAACAACATGGCCTACGGCCTGCGCAACCGCGGCATGGCGGAGGCCGAGATCAAGACCCGCGTCGAGGAAGCCGCGCGCGTGCTCGAGCTGTCGCCGATGCTGGAGCGCAAGCCGCGCCAGCTCTCCGGTGGCCAGCGTCAGCGCGTCGCCATGGGCCGCGCCATCGTGCGCCAGCCGAAGGTATTCCTGTTCGACGAGCCGCTGTCGAATCTCGACGCAAAACTGCGCATCGCGATGCGTGTCGAGATCCGCAAATTGCAGCGCCGGCTCAACACGACGTCGATCTACGTCACCCACGACCAGCTGG from Bradyrhizobium sp. CCBAU 53351 includes the following:
- the ugpA gene encoding sn-glycerol-3-phosphate ABC transporter permease UgpA, with the protein product MQKQAIFQSKLLPYALVAPQLAIVLIFFYWPALQAVIQSFLQQDAFGLSTTFVWFENYVELFGDSAYFESILRTFFFSFAIAVSSLSFALLLAVMADKPLRGSMLYRTLLIWPYAVAPPVVGVLWIFMLHPSLGVIARYLRALGIDWNPLLDGDQAATLIILAAAWKQISYNFLFFLAGLQSIPRSVLEAAAIDGARPMRRFWTVTFPLLSPTIFFLLVVNIVYAFFDTFGIIDTMTRGGPGKSTETLVYKVYSDGLLGGNLGSSAAQSVVLMIMVIVLTGIQFRFVERKVTY
- the ugpE gene encoding sn-glycerol-3-phosphate ABC transporter permease UgpE, whose protein sequence is MVEEEGFRRYVAHVILWIGIAIVAFPVYIAIIASTQENALIANGQMSLLPGGHFFETYYQTIFVGTSGSTREPVGHMMLNSLVMALMIAVGKIAISIISAYAIVYFRFPLRMPIFWLIFITLMLPVEVRIYPTYKIVADLHMLDSYAGLALPLIASATATLLFRQFFMTVPDELLEASRIDGAGPLRFFWDTLLPLSRTNMAALFVILFILGWNQYLWPLLITTRDDMQTIQVGIRKMITTTDALTEWPIVMATAVLAMLPPVFVVVVMQKLFVRGLVETEK
- a CDS encoding sn-glycerol-3-phosphate import ATP-binding protein UgpC — encoded protein: MANVTLRNVRKTYPGGFEAIKGVNVDVGDGQFCVLVGPSGCGKSTLLRMVAGLETVTGGEIDIGGKVVNQVEPADRDIAMVFQNYALYPHMSVYNNMAYGLRNRGMAEAEIKTRVEEAARVLELSPMLERKPRQLSGGQRQRVAMGRAIVRQPKVFLFDEPLSNLDAKLRIAMRVEIRKLQRRLNTTSIYVTHDQLEAMTLADILVVMNGGQVEQVGNPLAIYEKPATTFVASFIGAPPMNLMSTRPEEIRAQLAGSSAADAGILGIRPEDFVITDQTPAGGVALPLTVEAIERVGAETFVYGSREQEEQHLAATPGELPPGEIIVRIPGTDAPAIGAKIRVAAVRSKLHLFSGDGRTRLEA